One region of Desulfuromonadales bacterium genomic DNA includes:
- a CDS encoding HyaD/HybD family hydrogenase maturation endopeptidase: MSILVLGLGNALMTDDAFGYRMIEALQERVQFPADVAVLDGGTLGLDLLPRLEGIERLLVIDALEMGARPGTVFRLEGEEVPRAFAGKLSVHQMGLQDLLAVAELQGNLPAELVVWGVQPESIEMGLELTAPVAAAMEEAIAGVVGELRRWGVELGQAA; the protein is encoded by the coding sequence TTGAGCATTCTGGTCTTGGGTCTCGGCAACGCCCTGATGACCGACGATGCCTTCGGCTACCGGATGATCGAGGCGTTGCAGGAGCGTGTCCAATTCCCTGCCGACGTGGCCGTGCTCGACGGCGGCACTCTCGGGCTCGACCTGCTGCCACGGCTGGAAGGAATCGAGCGGCTGCTGGTCATCGACGCTCTGGAGATGGGGGCCCGGCCGGGGACAGTCTTCCGTCTCGAAGGGGAGGAGGTGCCGCGGGCCTTCGCCGGCAAGCTTTCGGTGCACCAGATGGGGCTGCAGGATCTGCTGGCGGTGGCTGAACTGCAGGGGAACCTGCCGGCCGAACTGGTCGTCTGGGGGGTGCAGCCGGAGTCGATCGAAATGGGCCTGGAGCTGACCGCGCCGGTAGCGGCGGCGATGGAAGAGGCGATTGCCGGGGTGGTCGGCGAGCTGCGACGGTGGGGGGTGGAATTGGGACAGGCGGCGTAG
- a CDS encoding cytochrome c, producing the protein MRNLGLFACLVTLLAACSEQFPAYPQRQPPPGFLENAVNRAAGAAIFRQNCAICHGTAGEGRSPRAGFFQPPASDFRDPGHRTLDPAYLYWRIETGKTAEPYLSRGSVMPAWGHYFSEEQIWQLVAYLRSRSGS; encoded by the coding sequence ATGCGCAATCTGGGGTTGTTTGCCTGTCTTGTGACCCTGCTCGCCGCCTGCAGCGAGCAGTTCCCCGCCTACCCGCAACGACAGCCCCCGCCAGGCTTCCTGGAAAATGCAGTGAACCGGGCCGCCGGAGCAGCGATTTTTCGTCAGAACTGCGCAATCTGCCACGGTACCGCAGGCGAGGGGCGCAGCCCCCGGGCCGGCTTTTTCCAGCCCCCGGCCTCCGACTTTCGCGACCCCGGGCACCGCACCCTCGACCCCGCCTATTTATACTGGCGCATCGAGACCGGCAAAACGGCGGAGCCCTATCTCTCCCGCGGCTCGGTGATGCCGGCCTGGGGGCACTATTTCAGTGAAGAGCAGATCTGGCAGCTGGTTGCTTACCTGCGCAGCCGCAGCGGCAGCTGA